A window of Drosophila nasuta strain 15112-1781.00 unplaced genomic scaffold, ASM2355853v1 ctg14_pilon, whole genome shotgun sequence contains these coding sequences:
- the LOC132797600 gene encoding protein slowmo, whose product MKIWTSEHVFNHPWETVTQAAWRKYPNPMTPSIIGTDVVERKVVCGVLHTHRLVQSKWYFPKWTHALIGTAKTCFASERSTVDPQRKQMVLKTNNLTFCRNISVDEVLYYEPHPSDSTKTMLRQEATVTVYGVPLSHYMEDLLTSTISANAGKGRQGLEWVIGLINTEVKGIAESAARGTDELIHSTRRSIDEVTESARKSMDEISVQAAKAAKAMHIT is encoded by the coding sequence ATGAAAATCTGGACGTCAGAGCATGTGTTCAACCATCCGTGGGAGACTGTTACACAGGCGGCATGGCGCAAATACCCTAATCCAATGACACCCTCAATCATAGGGACGGATGTCGTGGAGCGCAAAGTAGTCTGTGGAGTCTTGCACACACATCGGCTTGTGCAATCGAAATGGTATTTTCCAAAGTGGACACATGCTCTTATAGGCACAGCGAAGACCTGTTTTGCTAGCGAGCGCTCCACAGTGGATCCACAGCGCAAACAGATGGTTTTAAAGACAAACAATCTTACATTCTGCCGTAATATCAGCGTCGATGAGGTGCTTTATTATGAGCCGCATCCTTCGGATTCAACAAAAACGATGCTCAGGCAGGAGGCAACAGTAACTGTCTATGGAGTGCCACTATCACACTACATGGAGGACTTGCTAACGTCCACAATTAGTGCAAATGCGGGTAAGGGCCGTCAAGGGCTCGAGTGGGTTATTGGATTGATCAACACAGAGGTCAAAGGCATTGCCGAGTCGGCAGCACGAGGAACAGATGAACTGATTCACAGTACACGGCGATCTATAGATGAAGTCACAGAGAGTGCCCGCAAGAGTATGGATGAGATTAGCGTGCAAGCAGCTAAGGCGGCGAAAGCAATGCACATAACATAA
- the LOC132797596 gene encoding phosphoribosylformylglycinamidine synthase, producing the protein MTILRYYDTIAYDAAEEQEALRRLQSIDQELISVRMERCYHLGCSDCDSITLKMIEELMSWLVRQPLQTEACNSLRKSATLHVADDASKMLVEIGPRFNFSTAYSTNCVNIFHNLGYSQVQRVETSTRYLLHFANDAAVRNRAEYVAVLGDRMTECEYTEANTPRDSFDEMLPAKQEPWHHVPVLEQGRVALEQINQDLGLAFTDFDIDYYYKLFTQTLKRNPTTVELFDCAQSNSEHSRHWFFRGRMICEGKELPKSLITLIMDTQHDTNPNNTIKFSDNSSAIKGFEHLVLQPKHVGAPSVVEQQKVQSDLIFTAETHNMPTAVAPFSGATTGTGGRLRDVQGVGRGGLPIAGTAGYCVGALNIPGYTQPYEPCNLKYPSSFAKPLQVLIDASNGASDYGNKFGEPLISGFTISYGLYNAAQPVARDEYVKPIMFSGGLGTMPHSMRHKKDPERGQLLAKIGGPVYRIGVGGGAASSVEIQGSADAELDFNAVQRGDPEMENKLNRVVRACIELGDRNPILAIHDQGAGGNGNVLKELVEPGYAGALIFAREFKLGDPTITALELWGAEYQENNAILCSPEDRQLLERICARERCPISFVGVVTGDGTVTLVDQAAPNDMQQALQQNELQNYDAAPFNMHLSHVLGDMPKRSYHLNDLPIPRQKLKLPNNLQIEDALDRVLSIVAVGSKRFLTNKVDRCVGGLIAQQQCVGPFQAPLCDYALTTVSHFTYSGIATSIGTRPIIGIVSPVNMAHMCVAEALSNLVFVKITELADIKCSGNWMWAAKLPGEGYKMYEACLALSQVLRELRIGIDGGKDSLSMAAKVDNETVKSPGTLVLSTYAPCPDVRLRVTPDLKGPACGKDTVLLWINIEQSFRLGGSALAQSYSQQGDSTPDMADTKVLVKAFEVTQSLLSEGLLLGGHDISDGGLIVCLIEMAIGGLSGIKVDFNEAMSGNFSASKEIGVDFSLLFSEECGWVLELESTHLSKARNRFNEAGVPNFYLGSTHGFGLDKARIVLTRGATKLLDKKLLPLYKQWERTSFELEKLQANVDCVQSEYQSLNYRQPPQYKGPQNFHAELVLKRCTRTIRVAVLREEGVNSEREMMACLFRAYFEVHDVTMSDLLAGSTSLSQYRGLVFPGGFSYADTLGSAKGWAANILHSELLQPQFEAFKKREDVFSLGICNGCQLMTLIGFVGSTKADKYDTTTSKTSPEIALVRNISRRFECRWSTVKIPTNRSIMLRSMDNLVLGCWVAHGEGRFAFQRDEMRNQMKKEQLITLQYVDDEGVPTEKYPMNPNGSPEGIAGVCSSDGRHLALMPHPERCSAMYQWPYVPPGFEQAPTQMESPWQLMFNNAYKWCTHLDKQ; encoded by the exons ATGACCATTTTACGTTACTACGATACAATTGCGTACGATGCAGCTGAGGAGCAGGAGGCTCTGCGCCGTCTGCAGTCGATTGACCAGGAGTTGATATCTGTGCGCATGGAACGTTGTTACCACTTGGGGTGCAGCGATTGCGATAGCATCACTTTGAAGATGATAGAGGAGTTAATGTCCTGGCTGGTGAGACAGCCGTTGCAGACCGAGGCATGCAACAGTCTCAGGAAAAGTGCAACTTTGCACGTAGCAGACGATGCATCTAAAATGTTGGTCGAGATTGGACCGCGATTCAATTTCTCTACGGCGTATTCGACCAACTGTGTGAACATTTTTCACAATCTCGGCTACTCTCAGGTGCAACGCGTGGAGACATCAACACGCTATTTGCTACACTTTGCCAATGATGCAGCGGTTCGGAATCGTGCCGAATATGTAGCTGTCCTGGGAGATCGTATGACCGAGTGCGAGTATACGGAGGCGAACACGCCTCGAGACAGTTTTGATGAGATGTTGCCCGCAAAACAGGAACCTTGGCATCATGTGCCTGTGTTAGAGCAAGGCCGAGTGGCATTAGAGCAAATTAACCAAGATCTTGGTTTGGCATTCACCGACTTCGACATCGACTACTATTATAAGCTATTCACGCAGACATTAAAACGAAATCCCACCACAGTGGAATTGTTCGATTGTGCGCAGAGCAATAGCGAGCATTCAAG gCATTGGTTTTTTCGAGGACGCATGATCTGTGAAGGCAAGGAACTACCCAAGTCGCTGATCACACTAATAATGGACACTCAGCACGATACGAATCCAAACAACACCATTAAGTTCAGCGATAACAGTAGCGCAATTAAGGGATTCGAGCATCTCGTGCTGCAACCGAAGCATGTCGGTGCCCCGAGCGTTGTTGAACAGCAAAAAGTGCAATCGGATCTCATTTTTACGGCGGAGACACACAATATGCCCACAGCAGTGGCGCCTTTCAGTGGGGCAACCACCGGCACTGGCGGCCGCTTGCGAGATGTTCAGGGCGTTGGCCGTGGTGGCTTGCCAATTGCTGGCACAGCCGGCTATTGTGTCGGAGCTTTGAATATACCGGGATACACACAACCGTATGAGCCATGTAACCTAAAGTATCCCAGCTCCTTTGCAAAGCCATTGCAAGTTCTCATTGACGCAAGTAATGGGGCCTCCGATTACGGCAACAAATTTGGTGAGCCGCTTATCTCGGGATTTACCATATCCTATGGATTGTATAATGCTGCTCAACCAGTTGCAAGGGACGAATACGTGAAGCCAATTATGTTTAGCGGCGGATTGGGCACTATGCCTCATTCAATGCGCCACAAAAAGGATCCAGAACGTGGTCAACTCTTGGCCAAAATTGGTGGTCCAGTATACCGAATTGGAGTGGGTGGCGGTGCAGCCAGCTCCGTCGAAATACAAGGATCTGCTGATGCTGAATTAGATTTCAATGCAGTACAGCGCGGTGACCCTGAAATGGAGAACAAATTGAATCGTGTAGTGCGGGCATGCATTGAGCTAGGGGATCGAAATCCCATTTTGGCAATTCATGACCAAGGGGCTGGAGGCAATGGAAATGTATTGAAGGAGCTTGTCGAGCCAGGATATGCGGGTGCTCTCATCTTTGCACGAGAATTTAAGCTGGGCGATCCAACCATAACGGCCTTGGAACTGTGGGGAGCAGAATACCAGGAGAATAATGCTATACTCTGCTCCCCGGAGGACCGTCAATTACTTGAGCGCATCTGTGCCCGTGAACGTTGTCCCATTAGTTTTGTTGGCGTTGTTACCGGCGATGGTACGGTAACGCTCGTGGATCAGGCAGCTCCCAATGATATGCAGCAGGCACTGCAACAGAATGAACTTCAAAACTATGACGCAGCTCCTTTTAATATGCATTTGTCACATGTACTGGGGGATATGCCCAAACGGTCTTATCATCTGAATGACTTACCCATTCCACGCCAAAAACTTAAACTGCCAAATAACTTACAAATAGAGGATGCATTAGATCGCGTTCTGAGCATTGTCGCTGTTGGAAGCAAGCGCTTCCTTACCAACAAAGTGGACCGATGTGTCGGCGGCTTAATTGCCCAACAACAATGTGTGGGTCCATTTCAGGCACCTCTGTGTGACTATGCCCTGACTACCGTCTCACACTTCACCTACTCAGGAATTGCCACATCCATCGGAACGCGCCCTATCATAG gTATTGTCAGTCCAGTGAATATGGCTCACATGTGTGTGGCCGAAGCTCTCAGTAATTTGGTTTTTGTGAAGATTACCGAATTGGCAGACATCAAGTGCTCTGGAAATTGGATGTGGGCCGCTAAACTGCCTGGCGAAGGATACAAAATGTACGAAGCTTGTCTTGCACTAAGTCAAGTGTTGCGGGAACTGCGAATTGGCATAGACGGTGGTAAGGACTCACTTTCGATGGCTGCGAAAGTGGACAACGAGACCGTTAAATCGCCAGGAACTCTTGTTCTATCAACTTATGCACCCTGTCCCGATGTGCGCCTTCGAGTTACGCCTGATCTAAAAGGACCAGCATGTGGGAAAGATACTGTTTTGCTTTGGATCAATATTGAACAGTCTTTCCGCTTGGGCGGTTCGGCTCTTGCGCAATCTTACTCTCAACAAGGGGATTCGACACCTGACATGGCAGATACCAAAGTATTAGTCAAGGCCTTTGAAGTTACTCAATCCCTCCTGAGCGAAGGGCTACTACTTGGAGGCCATGATATTAGCGACGGCGGCTTAATAGTGTGTCTTATCGAAATGGCAATCGGAGGACTAAGTGGCATAAAGGTGGACTTTAACGAGGCAATGTCAGGCAATTTTTCTGCATCCAAAGAAATTGGAGTCGATTTTAGTTTGTTGTTCAGTGAGGAGTGTGGCTGGGTGTTGGAGTTAGAAAGCACACACCTGAGCAAGGCTCGCAATCGCTTTAATGAAGCCGGCGTCCCTAATTTTTATTTGGGATCAACACATGGATTTGGTCTCGACAAAGCTCGAATAGTGCTCACAAGAGGTGCAACGAAACTATTGGATAAAAAATTACTTCCACTTTACAAGCAATGGGAACGCACTAGTTTTGAACTCGAGAAACTGCAGGCCAATGTTGATTGCGTTCAATCAGAATATCAGAGCCTCAATTATCGCCAGCCACCACAATATAAAGGTCCACAGAATTTTCATGCAGAATTGGTTTTAAAGCGCTGTACTCGGACGATTCGTGTAGCCGTCCTGCGTGAGGAGGGTGTTAACAGTGAACGTGAAATGATGGCTTGTCTGTTTAGAGCTTATTTTGAAGTACACGATGTAACTATGTCAGATCTGTTGGCAG GGTCCACATCCCTTTCTCAGTATCGCGGATTGGTGTTTCCGGGTGGTTTCAGCTACGCTGATACTTTGGGTTCGGCTAAAGGTTGGGCGGCCAATATCTTGCACAGTGAGCTACTTCAGCCACAATTTGAAGCATTCAAGAAGCGTGAAGATGTCTTCTCTCTTGGTATATGTAATGGTTGTCAATTAATGACATTGATTGGTTTTGTAGGCAGTACAAAGGCCGATAAGTATGACACCACAACGAGCAAGACGTCTCCTGAAATTGCCCTTGTTCGTAATATTTCGCGAAGGTTTGAGTGCCGTTGGTCAACTGTAAAGATTCCGACCAACCGCTCCATAATGTTGCGCAGTATGGACAATCTAGTTTTGGGCTGTTGGGTCGCACATGGCGAAGGGCGATTTGCTTTCCAGCGGGATGAAATGCGAAATCAGATGAAGAAGGAACAATTGATAACACTGCAATATGTGGATGATGAAGGTGTGCCAACTGAAAAATATCCTATGAACCCCAATGGCAGTCCCGAAGGAATTGCTGGTGTTTGCTCTTCAGATGGTAGACATCTGGCTCTTATGCCGCATCCAGAGAGATGCAGTGCTATGTACCAGTGGCCATATGTGCCTCCGGGCTTTGAGCAAGCTCCCACCCAAATGGAAAGCCCATGGcaattaatgtttaataacGCCTACAAATGGTGTACACATCTGGACAAACAATAG